In Thiospirochaeta perfilievii, a single window of DNA contains:
- a CDS encoding PRC-barrel domain-containing protein has protein sequence MKIPLKAKVICKDGEYGSIKELLIDPLKEKVTHVVVQNKHNGNQIIISTNIIDYTSDTVVTIEKTANELNDFPKFIVHEFVKVPTGDSQYAFWGADPTMLHSYTMFPYVMHEGNPVVEVTKEVVDDDEQRLRKGLKVKDVNGKNLGHIDELVVNKKNDFITHIVMRTGHIFGTREVVVPNINIRSFKEDSIILNIGEDQVADLPEVALKRTWE, from the coding sequence ATGAAGATTCCATTAAAAGCCAAAGTTATATGTAAGGATGGGGAGTATGGAAGTATAAAGGAACTTCTTATTGATCCCTTAAAAGAGAAGGTAACCCATGTTGTTGTTCAGAATAAACATAATGGTAATCAGATAATTATTTCAACTAATATTATCGATTATACATCGGATACTGTTGTTACAATTGAGAAGACAGCCAATGAGTTAAATGACTTCCCTAAATTTATTGTTCATGAGTTTGTTAAGGTCCCTACAGGGGATTCCCAATATGCCTTTTGGGGAGCTGATCCAACAATGCTCCACTCTTACACTATGTTTCCCTATGTAATGCATGAGGGTAACCCAGTTGTGGAAGTTACAAAAGAAGTTGTAGATGATGATGAGCAGAGACTTAGAAAGGGTCTTAAGGTAAAGGATGTTAATGGAAAAAACCTTGGGCACATTGATGAGTTAGTTGTTAATAAGAAAAATGATTTTATTACCCATATTGTTATGAGAACCGGTCATATCTTTGGAACAAGGGAGGTTGTTGTTCCTAATATTAATATCAGATCATTTAAAGAGGACTCCATTATTCTAAATATTGGAGAGGATCAGGTAGCTGACCTACCTGAAGTAGCTTTAAAACGTACTTGGGAGTAG
- a CDS encoding D-lyxose/D-mannose family sugar isomerase produces the protein MKRSEINREILNSKKLFESIGFKLPVFASWSPEDWTGMGDEVDEIVENSLGWDVTDYGLGDYNKVGLFLFTIRNGNYKNRDKYPKGYAEKIMVIKENQLAPMHFHWNKREDIINRGGGILSLTLYKADKDENLGDEEFSVSIDGVRKNLKPGAVVLLNPGESICLEPYIYHSFTGVNGDVVVGEVSDVNDDENDNRFFEPIGRFPTIEEDEKPIHLLCNEYVKWKK, from the coding sequence ATGAAAAGATCAGAGATAAATAGGGAGATATTAAACTCTAAAAAACTGTTTGAGTCCATTGGTTTCAAACTACCTGTCTTCGCTTCATGGAGTCCAGAAGATTGGACAGGTATGGGTGATGAGGTTGATGAGATTGTAGAGAATAGTCTAGGTTGGGATGTTACAGATTATGGACTAGGGGATTATAATAAAGTAGGACTGTTTCTTTTTACCATTAGGAACGGTAACTATAAAAATAGGGATAAATACCCTAAGGGCTATGCTGAAAAGATTATGGTAATTAAAGAGAACCAGTTAGCTCCAATGCATTTCCACTGGAATAAGAGGGAAGATATAATTAATCGAGGTGGGGGTATTCTATCCTTAACCCTATATAAAGCGGATAAAGATGAAAATCTAGGTGATGAGGAGTTCTCTGTTTCTATTGATGGAGTTAGAAAGAATTTAAAACCTGGAGCTGTAGTACTATTAAATCCAGGGGAGAGTATCTGTTTAGAGCCATATATATATCACTCATTTACAGGGGTTAATGGGGACGTTGTTGTTGGTGAAGTATCGGATGTTAATGATGATGAAAATGATAATAGATTTTTTGAGCCTATTGGTCGATTCCCTACTATTGAAGAGGATGAAAAACCTATACATCTACTATGTAACGAGTATGTAAAATGGAAAAAATAG
- a CDS encoding lactonase family protein — protein sequence MDFFIVGTYTEKLPHAPNACGDGVVIISFDKNKGVLEINSKLDIKNPSYLYWDREYKQIVSIAENEGDLAGLHTISLVDNHNMKLENSLLNSGRSLCHITKNSVTETYYTASYGDGKIYSYTRENGTLIKKSEHSYTGFGPNKDRQESPHAHQVTVDYKHKQLYVCDLGSDSIWIHRNGDFNNPKQFRLPNGYGPRHLIVGPNQDNLYILNELKPILCLIKIESDGSLKYQSEIPLVEDFDSLQAPAAIKLHPSGKTIACSNRFEDKISIFNIEKEFKLESRFSSGGKTPRDIEFSKDGDWLLIANQDSSLITIKSFNCKTGIPKEEWGLPLNIGTPVCITKEL from the coding sequence ATGGATTTTTTTATAGTAGGAACATATACAGAGAAGTTACCCCATGCCCCAAATGCCTGTGGTGATGGAGTAGTCATAATCAGTTTTGATAAAAACAAAGGAGTCTTAGAAATAAACTCTAAACTAGATATAAAAAACCCATCCTACTTATACTGGGATAGGGAGTATAAACAGATAGTATCTATAGCTGAAAATGAAGGAGATTTAGCAGGTTTACATACAATATCCCTAGTTGATAACCATAATATGAAGCTAGAAAACTCCCTTTTAAACTCTGGAAGGTCCCTATGCCACATTACTAAAAACAGTGTTACAGAGACCTACTATACAGCATCCTACGGTGACGGAAAGATATACAGTTATACTAGAGAAAATGGTACACTGATAAAAAAATCTGAACACTCCTATACAGGTTTTGGTCCCAATAAAGATAGACAGGAGAGTCCCCATGCCCACCAGGTAACAGTGGATTACAAACATAAACAGCTATATGTTTGTGACTTAGGTAGCGACTCAATTTGGATACATAGGAATGGGGATTTTAATAATCCAAAGCAGTTTAGGCTTCCTAATGGTTATGGCCCTAGACACCTAATAGTTGGCCCTAATCAAGACAACCTTTATATATTAAATGAGTTAAAACCAATACTTTGTTTAATAAAAATTGAGAGTGACGGATCTCTTAAATATCAATCAGAGATACCCCTAGTAGAGGATTTTGATAGTTTACAGGCTCCAGCTGCAATAAAGTTACACCCCTCTGGTAAAACTATAGCCTGTTCAAATAGATTTGAAGATAAAATATCCATATTCAACATTGAGAAAGAGTTTAAATTAGAATCAAGATTTAGCTCGGGTGGTAAAACACCAAGGGATATAGAATTCTCTAAAGATGGGGATTGGTTATTAATAGCAAACCAGGACTCTAGCCTTATTACTATAAAGTCCTTTAATTGTAAAACCGGTATTCCAAAGGAGGAGTGGGGTCTCCCCCTAAATATAGGAACTCCAGTCTGTATAACAAAGGAGTTGTAA
- a CDS encoding beta-mannosidase, translated as MVIDLQGSWTLLDGDNNKVCNVEIPGDIYTGLIDSGVKEDPYYGNNELDFQDLAKEDWVLQRSFNIEKLEDREVILDINSLDTYCDIYINRELVGKSENMFVPFKKNIKEKLVLGENKIDIKFHSAENRALELEKNHPYKLPYMILPLQSPARNYTRKVQCHSGWDWGPALMVSGIYNSIKINSYNQGVIESWDLDYKLDNSEVNINIIIEYRSLVKGSTSFNLYDGDIKTTYSRDVNVGLNIITINLNKGDVQLWWPNGYGDQPLYCFKLETLDEIKVKRVGFRDLEVISKEDKIGKSLYFRVNGVDIFSKGANWIPVDALPSRQSDDKYYSLIKDARDANMNTLRVWGGGQYEKDIFYDLCDEMGLLIWQDMMFSCSVYPADKEFLSNVESEIRYQIKRLKNHPSIGLWCGNNENVGALTWFEESRKDRDIYIIDYDRLNEGVLGKNIKKIDPNRAWWPSSPCAGEDDYSDCWHDDSRGDMHYWSVWHEGKSFDAYYDVIPRFCSEFGFQSYPSLDVVKSFAPEEELNITSPFMEHHQKNEKGNQIILETMSRYYRIPKDFENFLYVSQVQQSVAIKTAIEYWRSNRPTCMGILYWQLNDLWPVSSWSSIEYGGRWKPLHYQIKKIFEPVHLISYYKKDGSCSFSIVNDRLEDTLGDVKIDFKDFSGNSLWSKEFNITGVAQSVTKILDIDLESFDFNRTDGFFYISGGFEGRLITNTLFITEPKRCRINKCEISTVIEQRENGVSIKLLSNNPAFNVVLSSKDGSRFSDNDFTLLNGEERVIDVDGDIGLDDLNILCLNNSFI; from the coding sequence ATGGTTATAGATTTACAGGGTTCATGGACACTATTAGATGGTGATAATAATAAGGTTTGTAATGTAGAGATTCCTGGGGATATCTACACTGGTTTAATCGATTCAGGAGTTAAAGAGGATCCATATTATGGAAATAATGAGTTAGATTTCCAGGACTTAGCCAAGGAGGATTGGGTTTTACAGAGATCTTTTAATATAGAAAAATTAGAAGATAGAGAAGTTATACTAGATATAAACTCTCTAGATACCTACTGTGACATCTATATAAATAGGGAGCTTGTTGGTAAGTCAGAGAATATGTTTGTTCCATTTAAAAAAAATATAAAAGAGAAGCTTGTTTTGGGGGAGAATAAAATAGATATAAAATTTCACTCAGCTGAAAATAGGGCTCTTGAATTAGAGAAGAACCATCCATATAAACTACCTTACATGATTCTTCCCCTGCAATCACCGGCAAGGAATTATACAAGAAAGGTTCAGTGTCACTCAGGTTGGGACTGGGGACCTGCGTTAATGGTTTCTGGTATTTACAACTCAATTAAAATAAACTCTTACAATCAGGGAGTTATTGAATCGTGGGATTTAGATTATAAGTTAGATAATAGTGAAGTTAATATAAATATTATTATAGAGTATCGGTCATTAGTTAAAGGCAGTACCAGTTTTAATCTCTATGATGGGGATATAAAAACTACTTATAGTCGAGATGTAAACGTCGGTTTAAACATTATAACTATTAATCTTAATAAGGGTGATGTACAACTCTGGTGGCCAAACGGATATGGGGATCAACCTCTATATTGTTTCAAACTAGAGACACTAGATGAGATTAAGGTTAAAAGAGTTGGGTTTAGAGATCTAGAAGTGATTTCTAAAGAGGATAAAATTGGTAAAAGCCTATATTTTAGGGTTAATGGTGTTGATATTTTCTCTAAAGGAGCCAACTGGATACCTGTAGATGCTCTACCATCTAGACAGAGTGATGATAAGTACTACTCCCTAATTAAAGATGCTAGGGATGCAAACATGAATACCCTAAGAGTCTGGGGTGGGGGGCAGTATGAGAAGGATATCTTTTACGATCTATGTGATGAGATGGGTCTTCTAATTTGGCAGGATATGATGTTCTCCTGCTCTGTTTATCCTGCAGATAAAGAGTTTTTATCCAATGTCGAGTCTGAGATAAGGTATCAGATTAAAAGATTAAAAAATCACCCTTCTATTGGTTTGTGGTGTGGAAATAATGAGAATGTTGGGGCCTTAACCTGGTTTGAAGAGAGTAGAAAAGATAGGGATATCTATATAATTGATTATGATAGACTAAATGAGGGTGTTTTAGGTAAAAATATTAAAAAGATAGATCCAAATAGGGCGTGGTGGCCTAGTTCCCCATGTGCAGGAGAGGATGACTATTCTGACTGTTGGCATGATGATAGTAGGGGGGATATGCACTATTGGAGTGTATGGCACGAGGGTAAATCATTTGATGCCTACTACGATGTAATACCTAGATTCTGTTCTGAATTTGGGTTTCAATCATACCCTTCATTAGATGTTGTAAAGAGTTTTGCACCAGAGGAGGAGTTAAATATAACATCTCCATTTATGGAGCATCATCAAAAAAATGAAAAGGGGAATCAGATAATTCTTGAGACTATGTCTAGGTATTATAGAATCCCAAAGGATTTTGAAAATTTCCTATATGTAAGTCAGGTTCAGCAGAGTGTGGCTATAAAAACTGCAATAGAGTATTGGAGATCAAATAGACCTACTTGTATGGGGATTCTATATTGGCAATTAAACGATTTATGGCCTGTTTCGTCCTGGTCATCAATTGAGTATGGTGGCAGATGGAAGCCTCTACACTACCAAATAAAAAAAATATTTGAGCCGGTACATCTTATATCATACTATAAAAAAGATGGCAGTTGTTCATTCTCCATTGTTAACGATAGGTTAGAAGATACCCTTGGGGATGTGAAAATAGATTTTAAGGATTTTAGTGGTAACTCCCTATGGTCAAAAGAGTTTAATATAACTGGAGTGGCCCAAAGTGTTACAAAAATTTTGGATATAGATCTAGAGAGTTTTGACTTTAATAGAACTGATGGATTTTTCTATATAAGTGGTGGGTTTGAAGGTAGGTTGATAACAAACACTCTATTTATAACTGAGCCTAAGCGTTGCAGAATTAATAAGTGTGAAATTTCTACTGTTATAGAGCAGAGAGAAAATGGGGTTTCTATTAAATTATTAAGTAATAACCCAGCCTTTAATGTTGTTTTAAGCTCTAAGGATGGTTCCAGATTTTCAGATAATGATTTCACCCTATTAAATGGTGAAGAGAGAGTAATAGATGTTGATGGAGATATAGGTCTAGATGATCTGAATATTCTCTGTTTAAACAATAGTTTTATATAA
- a CDS encoding Do family serine endopeptidase → MIQSSKKILIILLGCISALAFASNASDNPFRKVAKDVIPVVVQIDTVTKTKVKTGQNPFDFFFKNQDGSENETPQYREFESRGLGSGIVVESRGNKKYVLTNSHVIKDANKLSIHFSNGRSYDAEIVGEDKRRDLGLIVFETKDDIPIAKLGDSDDLYIGDWAIAIGSPLGYESSVTLGIISAVGRPSVTGMEADFTDYIQTDAAINQGNSGGALVNIDGEIIGINTWIASGSGGNIGLGFSIPINNAKPVIKALIEKGSVEYGWLGVSMGNIPNDISQDLRDKDLKGAFVHSLFKDSPADKGGLKPGDIITRVNGRVIKDSEDLLSSVGNLPAGEAANFELVRDNKNLQLKIFPELRDTKSLKSLLWPGINVVNLTKEIVDSINEHYNSNLRTSTKGVIVISVANDSIAKLTGVLPGDIITNVEGNNIKNVTEFFNEISTADSEVSFSVIRNNQKIKLILSNE, encoded by the coding sequence ATGATTCAAAGCAGTAAAAAGATTTTAATAATTCTTTTAGGTTGTATTTCAGCATTGGCATTTGCTTCAAATGCAAGTGATAATCCATTTAGAAAGGTTGCTAAAGATGTAATACCTGTTGTGGTTCAGATAGATACTGTTACAAAAACAAAGGTTAAAACAGGTCAAAATCCATTTGATTTTTTCTTTAAGAACCAGGATGGCTCAGAAAATGAAACACCCCAATATAGGGAGTTTGAATCTAGAGGTCTAGGCTCTGGGATAGTGGTAGAGTCTAGGGGAAACAAAAAGTATGTTTTAACTAACTCCCATGTAATAAAGGATGCAAACAAACTTTCTATCCACTTCTCTAACGGTAGAAGTTACGATGCAGAAATTGTTGGAGAGGATAAAAGAAGGGATTTAGGTCTAATTGTTTTTGAAACAAAAGATGATATTCCTATAGCAAAACTAGGTGACTCTGATGATCTGTACATTGGAGATTGGGCAATTGCTATTGGTAGCCCTCTAGGTTATGAGTCCTCTGTTACCCTGGGTATTATTAGTGCAGTGGGTAGACCATCTGTTACAGGTATGGAAGCAGACTTTACTGACTATATTCAAACTGATGCTGCAATAAACCAGGGGAATTCCGGTGGAGCATTGGTTAATATCGACGGTGAGATCATTGGTATAAACACATGGATAGCATCTGGTTCTGGGGGAAATATTGGCCTTGGATTCTCAATTCCAATAAATAATGCAAAGCCTGTTATTAAAGCCTTAATAGAAAAGGGTTCTGTAGAGTATGGATGGCTTGGTGTTAGTATGGGTAATATTCCAAATGATATTTCCCAGGATCTAAGAGATAAGGATCTTAAGGGTGCATTTGTTCATAGTCTATTTAAAGACTCTCCAGCGGATAAAGGTGGTCTTAAGCCTGGTGATATAATTACTAGGGTTAATGGAAGAGTAATCAAAGATAGTGAGGACTTATTAAGTTCTGTAGGGAATCTTCCTGCAGGAGAAGCTGCCAACTTTGAGCTAGTTAGGGATAATAAAAATTTACAGTTAAAAATATTCCCGGAACTAAGGGATACTAAGAGTTTAAAATCCCTATTATGGCCTGGTATAAATGTTGTTAATCTTACTAAAGAAATAGTAGATAGTATAAATGAACACTACAACAGTAATTTAAGAACATCTACAAAGGGTGTAATTGTTATCTCTGTAGCAAATGACTCAATAGCAAAACTAACAGGTGTTCTTCCTGGGGATATAATTACAAATGTAGAAGGCAATAACATTAAAAATGTTACTGAATTTTTTAATGAAATTTCTACGGCTGATAGCGAAGTATCCTTTAGCGTTATTAGAAATAATCAAAAAATAAAGTTAATTTTATCTAACGAATAA
- a CDS encoding response regulator transcription factor, producing MKVLIVEDDEKISAFVSKGLRESGFSVDQVYTGEEGYIMLKSNSYDAAIMDIMMPGELNGLQVIEKMRDNSIKTPVLILSAKRSVDDRIIGFQKGGDDYITKPFSFAELLARLQALIRRSTMADTSTELHYKDLSLNLLTREVKRGEQIIECQPREFSFLEYFIRNQGIVLSKTLIMEHIWEYNFDPQTNVVDVLVCRLRNKIDKEFDEKLIHTIRGVGYVLK from the coding sequence ATGAAAGTATTAATAGTAGAAGATGATGAAAAAATTTCAGCCTTTGTCTCTAAGGGCCTAAGAGAATCAGGATTCAGTGTGGATCAGGTATACACAGGTGAAGAGGGTTACATTATGCTAAAAAGCAACAGTTATGACGCTGCTATTATGGATATAATGATGCCAGGAGAGCTTAATGGTCTCCAGGTTATAGAGAAAATGAGGGACAACTCTATAAAAACCCCAGTTCTAATTTTAAGTGCAAAAAGAAGTGTAGATGACAGAATTATAGGCTTCCAAAAGGGTGGTGATGACTACATAACAAAACCCTTCTCCTTTGCAGAACTTCTAGCTAGGTTACAAGCTCTTATTAGAAGATCCACAATGGCGGATACAAGTACAGAGTTACACTATAAAGATCTCTCTTTAAACCTTTTAACAAGGGAAGTTAAACGGGGAGAGCAAATAATTGAGTGTCAACCTAGAGAGTTCTCCTTTTTAGAGTATTTTATACGGAATCAGGGAATTGTTTTATCTAAAACCCTAATTATGGAACATATTTGGGAGTATAACTTTGACCCTCAAACAAATGTTGTTGATGTATTAGTATGTCGATTAAGGAATAAGATAGATAAAGAGTTTGATGAGAAGCTAATCCACACTATAAGAGGTGTAGGATATGTTCTTAAATAA
- a CDS encoding sensor histidine kinase, with amino-acid sequence MFLNKVNVRIALTFTLFSTIVSIIIFTALSLLIMGFLRNEDYGQMRYQLDVLESKYEKGGLNLIISDIDISNMMYEGKPYFVRMQKGPSVFDMGPSVWKTDYNYSLLNGVEPGSITILKSEFHEFNLLVLTHIAKDGTIFQTGISNQYITQFARVLRKVFIILLIPLIITSMIFGLWYSKNTLKPVLDLTNTIKEIIETGKRKKEIKKYSGDDELSELVNLFSTLFDSNENLIRGMKETLDNVSHDLRTPLTRIRGISEVALTNPDPESHIEALSDTIEEIDSIIKILNALLDITASENGVLKLDIQRFNIKNLIEKSVDLYSFIAEDKAINLLLKFDFNQEYIYGDEIKIRQAIANILDNAVKYSGKGEVVEIVVYSIEDRLIIKIKDSGIGIGQDEIKNIWDRLYRSTRSRNEPGLGLGLSMVRAIITAHNGNVNVESIVGEGSTFTINLPLTKK; translated from the coding sequence ATGTTCTTAAATAAGGTAAATGTTAGAATAGCACTAACCTTTACCCTTTTTTCAACAATTGTATCAATAATTATCTTTACTGCCCTATCCCTACTAATTATGGGATTTTTAAGAAACGAAGACTACGGTCAAATGAGATATCAGTTAGATGTTTTAGAATCAAAGTATGAGAAGGGCGGTTTAAACTTAATAATCTCAGATATTGATATATCAAATATGATGTACGAGGGAAAACCATACTTTGTTAGAATGCAAAAGGGGCCCTCAGTATTCGATATGGGACCATCTGTATGGAAAACAGATTACAACTACTCTCTATTAAACGGTGTTGAACCAGGCAGCATAACAATATTAAAGTCTGAATTCCATGAATTTAACCTACTGGTATTAACCCATATAGCAAAAGATGGCACAATTTTTCAAACTGGTATTAGTAACCAGTATATTACACAATTTGCCAGAGTCCTGCGTAAGGTTTTTATCATACTACTTATACCATTAATTATAACAAGTATGATTTTTGGACTATGGTACTCTAAAAACACTTTAAAACCAGTTTTAGACCTTACAAATACTATAAAGGAGATAATAGAGACTGGAAAAAGAAAAAAAGAGATAAAAAAATATAGTGGGGATGATGAACTATCAGAGTTAGTAAACCTATTCTCGACACTATTTGACTCAAATGAAAACTTAATAAGAGGAATGAAGGAGACACTAGATAATGTAAGCCACGATTTACGAACTCCACTAACAAGAATTAGAGGAATATCCGAGGTGGCTCTTACTAATCCAGACCCAGAATCCCATATAGAGGCCCTATCTGATACCATTGAGGAGATTGATTCTATAATAAAAATATTAAACGCGCTACTAGATATTACAGCTTCAGAAAACGGTGTATTAAAACTAGATATTCAGAGGTTTAATATTAAAAATCTTATTGAAAAAAGTGTGGATCTCTATAGTTTTATAGCCGAGGACAAGGCGATTAATCTTCTACTGAAATTTGATTTTAACCAAGAGTATATTTATGGGGATGAGATTAAGATTAGACAGGCAATTGCCAACATTCTAGATAACGCTGTTAAGTACTCTGGTAAGGGAGAAGTTGTCGAGATAGTTGTATACTCAATAGAAGATAGATTAATAATAAAGATTAAGGATTCTGGTATAGGTATTGGCCAAGATGAGATAAAAAATATTTGGGATAGACTATACCGTTCTACAAGAAGTAGAAATGAACCAGGTTTAGGACTTGGATTAAGTATGGTTAGAGCAATAATTACAGCCCATAATGGGAATGTAAATGTAGAGAGTATTGTAGGAGAAGGCTCAACATTTACAATAAACCTCCCCCTTACAAAAAAGTAA
- a CDS encoding carbohydrate kinase family protein, translated as MEKIVGLGEILWDLFPDGAELGGAPGNFAMHVNSLGMEGYVVSSVGRDDLGDRAISIFNSRNLKHIVSRLDKPTGTVIIDLDNEGKATYDFTKNSAWDYITLGEESLKLARECSAVCFGSLAQRSRKSRESIYKFLENTKESCFKVFDINIREDYYSRDIIESSLNYANVLKLNDEELPIIIDMFNLSLVEELALESLKNKFNLDLIIVTKGSGGSRLYRSKSDDSFTTPEKTEVVDTVGAGDSFTAAVVVGLLRGEPLNKINRDANRVAAFVCGFKGGTPDISCLN; from the coding sequence ATGGAAAAAATAGTAGGATTAGGGGAGATTCTGTGGGATCTGTTTCCAGATGGGGCTGAACTAGGTGGAGCCCCTGGGAATTTTGCAATGCATGTAAACTCTTTAGGAATGGAGGGTTATGTTGTTAGTTCTGTGGGTAGGGATGACTTAGGTGATAGGGCCATATCTATATTTAACTCTAGAAATTTAAAACATATAGTCTCTAGGTTAGATAAACCTACAGGTACTGTTATTATAGATCTAGACAATGAGGGTAAGGCTACCTATGATTTTACAAAAAATAGTGCCTGGGATTATATTACCCTAGGTGAGGAGTCTCTAAAATTAGCTAGGGAGTGTAGTGCAGTCTGTTTTGGGTCACTTGCCCAAAGAAGTCGTAAATCCAGAGAGTCCATATATAAATTTTTGGAAAATACTAAGGAGAGTTGTTTTAAGGTTTTTGATATTAATATTAGGGAGGATTATTACTCTAGGGATATTATTGAGAGTAGCCTTAATTATGCAAATGTACTTAAGTTAAACGATGAGGAACTACCAATAATTATAGATATGTTTAACCTCTCCTTAGTGGAAGAGCTCGCACTTGAATCCTTAAAAAATAAATTTAACCTGGATTTAATTATAGTTACCAAGGGGTCTGGTGGGAGTAGACTTTACCGTTCAAAAAGTGATGATAGTTTTACAACTCCAGAAAAGACAGAGGTAGTTGATACTGTAGGGGCAGGAGACTCATTTACTGCTGCTGTAGTTGTAGGTCTTTTACGGGGAGAACCTTTAAATAAAATAAATAGAGACGCAAATAGGGTAGCGGCATTTGTTTGTGGCTTTAAGGGTGGAACACCAGATATATCATGTTTGAATTGA
- a CDS encoding AraC family transcriptional regulator produces MSINKLALDSHKNIRFGIQTFFHIGDSIIPYAHSHNFYEIFFVTEGSAIHWCNSVQTPIESGSLIFIRPEDTHQYLDSTQDFAFYNLVFSKDTFDKIFSLYDRKLIEENLLDRDLPPGIKLNQGDIEIYKRKFQRDISTLDLKIRSLHNVELLTSLLPLFITSNFYKVNRQPDWFQKLTMEIERDANYTKGVNYLYSIATRSREHVSRNFKKYLNVTPTEYINHKKLIYASNLLIQTNLEILDISDMAGFPSHSHFYNLFKKEYKTSPRKYREKNLLSYI; encoded by the coding sequence ATGAGTATTAATAAATTAGCCCTAGATAGCCATAAAAATATTAGATTTGGAATACAGACCTTCTTCCACATTGGAGATAGTATAATCCCCTATGCCCACAGCCATAATTTTTATGAGATATTCTTTGTAACAGAGGGAAGTGCAATTCACTGGTGTAATAGTGTCCAAACACCAATAGAGAGTGGGTCTCTAATTTTTATTCGACCAGAGGATACTCACCAGTATTTAGATAGTACCCAAGATTTTGCATTCTACAATTTAGTTTTCTCTAAGGATACTTTTGATAAAATATTCTCCCTCTACGATAGGAAACTAATAGAAGAGAACCTACTAGATAGGGACCTTCCCCCAGGTATAAAACTAAACCAAGGGGATATTGAGATCTATAAAAGAAAATTTCAGCGGGATATTAGCACATTAGATCTAAAAATAAGAAGTTTACACAACGTAGAACTACTTACGTCCCTATTACCTCTATTTATAACTTCAAACTTTTATAAGGTTAATAGACAGCCGGATTGGTTTCAAAAGCTAACAATGGAGATAGAGAGGGATGCAAACTACACTAAAGGTGTAAACTACCTCTACTCTATTGCTACAAGAAGTAGGGAGCATGTTAGTAGAAACTTTAAAAAATATCTAAATGTGACACCTACAGAGTATATAAATCATAAAAAACTGATCTATGCATCAAACCTATTAATACAAACAAATTTAGAAATATTAGATATTAGTGATATGGCAGGTTTCCCATCCCATAGCCACTTCTATAATCTCTTTAAAAAAGAGTATAAAACATCCCCTAGAAAATATAGGGAGAAAAATTTACTATCTTATATATAG